The nucleotide window GCGTACTTCCTCAACTTTATCTCTAGATGGGTCCTGTTTGGGGTGGCGGCGTACAAAACACGGAGGGAGGAGAGCAGAGGTTGGATGCTGATAATGTTTGCTTTCCTCCTGGCCGCCCTCGACCCGGAAAGACTTCTCCTTGAGCCTCTGGGCCTTTCCCTTGTATCTTCGGTGTCCTTTGTGCTGGATATGATAAACACTGCGTTCCAGGGCGTCCTCCTGATACTAGCCGCGGACTATCTTGCCCCTTCAAACCCGTCCCTCAAGAACTCCCTACTCTCCCTTGGGGTGGGGGTGCTGGCGTACCTCTGGATAGTTATTACCAACGTGAGCACCGTGGAGGTAAGCTTCTTCCTGAAGAGCTTCGGACCAATGATGGGTTACGCTGCGGGTTATATCTACATGGGTCTTCTGCTCTACAGGTATGTAATCACCAGGAGGCCAGGACAAATTCTCTTCCCCGCAGGAATGATCCTCTTGGGTTTCCTGAACGCCACGTACCCGGTAACTGCCACGTGGCAATGGTTCATTCCCTACGGGTTCTGGCTGGGCACCATATTCAGGATTATGATGGCCATCGGCGCACTGAGCTTCGTCCTCTGGCCGTTTGTTTCCCCTGACTCGGACGACGGTCATGAAGTCCCAGGAGGGGCTTTTATGTATCCCAGCCGGTCCGCGGCGATGAGGGCTCTGGGAGATTTTGAGAAAATACCCAGTATGGTCCTAATAACCCGAAGAGACGTTAATTCGCTCGAAGACGGGTTGCACCCGAATGCCATCGTGTTTTGGATGACGAGAGTGGCTGAAGGGGAGCTTTCGGATTCACCCAGGGTGTACGCCATAAGCCCGACTAAGATAGATATCCTGACCGATTTTATAGCCGGGGCCCTGGATAGGGGGTATGCTGTGGTTGTCGTAGAGGCTGTGGAATACCTGATTGTTGAGAATGGGTTCGAGAGTGCGTTCAAATTCCTTTTGAACATAAAGGACAGAGTGCTGCTCCGGGGAGGCACTATGGCACTTATCGTTGACCCTGCATCACTGGAGAAGCAGCAGTTGAAAACTCTCGAAAGAGAATTTAAAATGGAGTGAAATCACTCCAGTCCCAATTTTTCTATGAACCTCTTGTAGTACCGGGTGTCGTGCTCCAGCTCGGCCTTCTGGAGCAGCTGCCGCTCGATGGCCCGCAGGGCGTCGTGGACTGCCTGTATTGCACCCCACGTTTCTCCCGTAGCCACGAAGACCCCTCTGTCGGTGACGACACGCATCCTTGCCTGGTACAGGTGCACGCCGCGGAACTTCTCGTTGAAGCGCCTTATGTAGAGGTAGATTATGCCCTCTTGGCCCAGTAGATCCTCGTAGCCATCGACGAAGCGCCTGACATCCTCTATGATGCGTTCCCTTGTGAAGTCGCTGAGTATCTCGGCGTCGCCTCCAAGCTGGAGGTAGAAGCGGACCTCCTTCTCCACCATCCTCGATATTGGCAGGAGCAGGTCCTTTACAGTCAGGACACCCGCAACCTTGTTGTTATCATCGACGATGATGAGGCCGTCTATGTCGTTCTCCATCATCGTCGCCACTGCCTCCTTGACCCTGGCCTCCGGCTTTGCCGTTATGACGCCCCTTATCATGACGTCGCGGAGCTGCATGCTGAATGGGGGAATCTTCTCACCCGCCACCTCGCCGTACTGGGACTTGAAGCGGGGTTTGATGAACCTTATGATGAGGTCGTGGAGGGTTACGAGCCCCTCGAGCTTTCCGGCTTCGTTTACTATCGGGATCCTCGATATCGCGTGGTCGCGCATGGTTGCCAGGGCCTTGGCAACGGTGTCGTCCGGTTTCAGGGTTATAACGTCCTTGGTCATGAACTCCTCCGTCTTCTTCTTTCCGAACTCTCCCTCGGCGACCCTCTTGAGAAGCTCTATGTCGCTTATAACTCCAATGATTTCAGCCTTGCTCTCCCCAACCGGGAGGGAACGGAGGTCAACCTCCATCATGAGCTTGGCAGCCTTGCTAAGGTCCTCATCCGGCTTGATGACCGGTGCGGTTTTGTACACGTCCCTAACCTTGGCCTTGGTTGGGTCCCACTTGAGGTGGGAGCGTATAATAAGGTCCTGCGTCAGAACTCCTTTGTACAGGTTTCCGTCGAAGACCAGAATAAGGTCGGGGTCTTCCTTCTCAAAAATTCCGATCGCCTCAGAAAGCGGGGCGGCGATGTCGATTTTCTGGAACCTGTCGGTCATAACTTCCTGCACAAGAATACCGACCATGCTGTCACCTCCTTCGTAATATACTAGGGCACCGGTCAATTTAAACCTTTTCAACAGAGTTTTAGTAACTTTTTGTTAATAAATTTTTCGCGGAAAGATTTATAAAACTCCACCATGAACTCTCAACCGCGCCGGGGTAGCCTAGCCTGGGAAGGCGCTGGACTCGAGATCCAGTGGGCTCTGCCCACCAGGGTTCAAATCCCTGCCCCGGCGCCACCAAACTTTGCCTGCGCAAAGTTTGATCAAAGTTCGCATCTCCTTCCAAACTGCCGAGCCCTTTGGGGGTTTGCTCTTCATAATTCCCCTACTTTTTGTTGTCTCCCTGTTGATATAACGCCCTCTGGGCGTTAAGATATGTGGGAGACTTATTTCCACATGGCCTTTGAATCAAACCCCCGCCAACCAGCCCTTTGAAGGAGATGCAACTCTCCTCGCCCGTGTTTCATGGAATTTTACTTTTGCTCAAGCTTTTTCTAAAAGCTTGCTCAGGTCGTTATATACGCCCCGTCCTTCTCCACGATGACCGTATGCTCGAACTGGGCTACAATACCGCCCCTGACCTCACGCAGTATCGGGTAGCTGTAAACGGCCCCGACCCTGTCAAGCTGGGCGAGGGCGAGCTTGAGCTGTCCCTCCGGCATGAAGTCCTGCAGCCAGCGGTAGGCGAAGGGCAGGGTGCTGTATTCCCTCTTGATGTGCATGAGGAGCCTCCTTGCCTGGGCCATTCTGACCGGCCTGTCGCGCACGTACATGAAGATGAGCGCCGGCGGCACCTCTATAACCTGGCCGGCACCGGTGGTCGCGAAGGGCTCTATCGCTATGACGTCTCCCTCCTTGAGCTCGTAGCTATCTGTGGGGCGGTATATGTTGGGTATGCTGATGCCGGCGTGGAGTTTGTAGCGCTCTATCTTGTGACCGCTTAGATTGACTATCGGGTTGAATCCCTTCCCGCGTATGGTGTCCTCTATGGCCTTCCCCAGCTCGTTTATCCTGGTACCTGCCCTGATCGTGGAGATGGCGTTCTCGAGGGCCTCCCTGGCAGCTTCCATCAGCTCGTCCTCTTCCATCCCGACGCGGTATGTGACGGCGGTGTCGGCTATGTAGCCGTCGACGTGAACGCCGAGGTCGAGCTTGAGGTAGTCACCCTCCCTGAGGACGGTTTCGTCGCCCCTGTACGGCGTGTAGTGGGCCGCAATCTCGTTTATCGAAAGGTTGCACGGGAAGGCGGGTTTTCCGCCAAGCTCAACTATGCGCCTTTCAACGAACTCGGCGATGTCATAGAGCTTTGCTCCCGGCTTTATGAGTTCGACCACTTCCTTCTTAACCTGTCGGGCTATCTCGCCGGCCTTTATCAGTGCCTCCCTTTCTTCCACTTTTTATCACCATAACTGAGGGGAGCACGTGCCCCTTAAACCTTTCCACGGGAAAACCTTTTATTTGGTGCGAACCCTACCCCTACGGTGGGCCTATGCTGGAACTCGGCAAGCACATCAACATCTCGGACGATCTGTTCGTGGTGAAGAACCTCATCGGCTCAATCCTTCAGGGCGTGGGCATCGCCTACCTCATCCCGGTGCTGCTGGCCTGGTTTTATCCGGAGGAGATTAAGTACGTCACCTACTTCGCCCTCCCCGGGGCCGCCAGCGTCCTTTTCGGTGCCTGGCTGGCGAGGCACATGGGTAAAATTGAGGACGTCAATCTGAGACAGGCAATGGTTTCGGCCGCATTCACCTGGCTTTTTGCCTCCGCCATAAGCGTCGTACCATTCATGTTCATAGCAGACATGTCCTTCATTGACTCATACTTCGAGAGCATGAGCGCCTGGACTGGAACCGGCCTCACCATGATGACCAATCTGGAGAGCTATCCCCATATCCTCCTCTTCTGGCGTGCCTGGATGCAGTGGCTCGGGGGAATAGGTATAGTTCTCGTCGCCCTCACCGTCCTCATACGTCCCGGCGTCGCCGCTGCTAGACTCTACCGGGCCGAAGCCAGGAGCGAGAGAATCCTCCCCAACTTGGTCAATACTTCCAAGGTCATCTTCCAGATTTATTTTGTCCTGACCGTTGTGGGCGTCTACCTGTACTACATCAACGGCATGCCGCTCTTCGATGCGGTTACCCACTCCATGACAGGCCTGGGGACGGGTGGTATGAGCACCCACGACCTCAGCATCGGCTACTTCAACAGCACGTCCATCGAGGCGGTTACGATATTCCTGATGATAATGGGTGCCGTCAACTTCACGGTTCATTATAAGATGTTCGTCGGCAAGCACCTGAAGCCCTTCTTTGAGGACATCCAGGTCAGGTACATGTTCATTTTCCTCGTCCCCGCTGTGGCGATAACTGCCTACAGCCTCATCCAGGTGGGCGACAACGTGGGCGATTCCCTCCGCCAGGCGGTTTTTCACTCCGTCTCTGCAATAACGTGCACGGGCTTTGGCATAGCGGATCTCAGCAGGTACCCTGAGCTCGGCAAGTTCATAATCGGAATCCTCATGGTCATAGGTGGTGGTGCTGGAAGCACTGCTGGAGGTATAAAGCTCATCCGAGTCACGCTGATGTACGAGAGCCTCAAATGGACGATTCAACAGGCCATACTCCCCAGGGGAGCCATTATAAAGCGCAAGGTCGGCAGCTATCTGTTCACAGAGGAAGATATTCAGGAGGTCATGAGCTTCACGATAACCTACATCGCCCTGCTCCTCTTCGGAACCGTTTACACGATGCTCCGCATGGGAACCAGCCTCGTGGATTCCTTCTTTGAGGTGGCCTCAGCCCAGGGCAACGTCGGGCTGAGCGTGGGGATAACCTCAACGTACATGCCCGTCGATATGAAGGTGCTCCTCATCCTCCACATGTGGATAGGAAGGCTCGAGATATTCTCCACCCTGGTGTTCATCATAAGCACGTTCTTCCTCGTTCCGAGGGTGGTGAGGGGCAGATGAACGTAATCCGTGTTGAGGACCTCCGCTTCAAATACCGTCGGGCGGAGAGGTATTCCCTGAAGGACATCAGCTTCACGGTAAAGCGGGGAGAGCTCCTCGGGATAATCGGCCCAAGCGGGAGCGGAAAGTCCACCCTCTGCCTCACCCTCAACGGAATAATTCCCAACTCTATAAAGGGGGAGTTCGAGGGCGAGGTGGTTATTACCGACCCAAGGACTGGGGAGGAGTACAACACGAAGGAAACCCCCGTCCCAACTCTTTCCACGATCGTTGGCCTCGTCCTCCAGAACCCCGAGAGCCAGCTCTTCAACATGACCGTGGAGGAGGAGATAGCCTTCGGTCTGGAGAACCTGGGGCTTGAGCGGAATGAGATACTCAGAAGGCTGCGGTGGGCCCTTGAGGTCACCGGCCTGAGGGGTCTTGAAAAGGAGTTCCCGCCGAACCTGAGCGGCGGTCAGCAGCAGAGGCTCGCCATAGCTGCTGTTCTTGCGATGGAACCGTCAATAATAGTTCTCGACGAGCCGACGAGCCAGCTTGACCCCGTGGGAAAGCAGGAGGTTCTGGGCCTTGTGTCGCTTCTCAACAGGGAGCACGGTATAACCGTCGTCCTCGTGGAGCACCATACCGACTACATCCTACGCTACGCCGACAGGGTTATAGTCATGGACCGCGGGGAGATAGTCCTCCAGGGGGCCCCTAAGGAGGTCGCGGAAGAGGCGGATACCCTCAGAAGGCTTGGGGTGAAGCTGCCGCCGGCCCTTGAGGTCTCCCACGAGCTGAAGAAAAGGGGCGTGCTCGGTGAGACGGTCCTCACTCCTGAGGAACTCCTTTCCAGGATAGGACGTCCCTCACGTTGAAGCTCTCCCCCAAAAGACTGTGTTTGAGGTCGTAAAGCTTCAGCATGAGCTCGAACCTCGCGTCGGAGGATTCAACCTTTTCGGCCTCTTCAAAAGCCGCTTCAAGAAGGCGGAGGGCCTTTTCCCGGTCCCGCTCTCCCTCAACGGACGCCATGTAGTAGAGTGCCATAGCCCTCTGGAATGGGTTGGATATGTGCTTAACTATCAACGCCGCTCTCTTTTCGTCACCCGCGAGGTAGAAGCTCTCCGCAAGATTGACCAGAACGACGTCAATGGTTTCCTGATTCTTCGCCATCTTGATGGCGTAGCCTGCCTTCGCCAAAAGCCCTCTCTTCACAAGCCCCATAATGATATCCCGCACTATATCGGCATCGTCCCCTGCGAGGTTTATTGCCGTCTTCAGTGCTAGATCTCCATTGAGCTCGTCGTCTAGCCGGTAAAACAGAACCGCCAGGTCTGAGAGAAGGATGGCACGATAGCGCTTGGTGAACAGGCCGTTCACGGCGGGAATCAGGCTCCGGACCCTCTCCTTTATCCCCCCTATTTCATTGTCTGTGAGGGCACCCCTCCTCTCGGCCTCGTCGAGCGTTTCGACTATGGCGCGTACTATCATCCTGAGGGCGAGGAAGAGGTTGTGTTCCTTTTTAATCTCGGGGAGCCTTGCGATAGCCTCGTCTATCCCGCCCTCATGGAGGTACGCTTCTATCTCCTCCAGAATTTCAAGTTCGGGGCGTTTCTTCTCCCCTCCAAGGGATTTAAAGAACTCATCAAGCTTCCCCATAGTTCACCTCCTTTCAAGCAGGAGCTCGAGGTACGAACGTCTCTCAAAGTGTTTTACCCCAAGGTTTTCGAGTATCTCCTTCAGCCGCTTCACGGTCTCTTCCACAGCATCTTCACTCTCGGCCAGGGCCTCTATCTCTATAAACTTCCCAAGCCTGTCAATCTCGTCCAGTGCTATAACCACTCCCTTGTCCACGTAGTACTTTTCTCTGACTTTTTCAACTGTCATGACCTCCCTGAAGCCCAGGCGAGCCAGTATCTCGGCATGCTTGTCCGGATCGCTGAGCGGGACTTCGATTTCTCTTCGTGTCTTTGAGTTCGAGTCTATTTTTGGTCCTTTGTATGTCAGAAACGCCTCGAAGTGCCCGTTGAAGCGTCTCACCCTTATCCTGAGCGCCTCGTCAGTCTCGGCGAAGTCCCTGCATGGATGCTGGAAGTATGTGTCCTCGTGGTATTCTTTCCGTATCATCTCGAAGTTCTCCCTGACCCTGCTGAAGATTTTATCATCCGCGTATCCTTTAATCTCTATCTCAATCATGAAATCACCCCCAGGTTTTTCTTCAGTTTGAGCTCACAGGACGTGCAGTAGTGCGGCCCCTTCACGTCCGTGTCGAGTATGAAATTGGAGAAGTGCATTACGCACCGCCTGTTCAGACAGTGTCCCAGACCGAAGACGTGGCCGAGCTCGTGCATGGCCTCTTTAACTGCCCTTTCAACCAGCAGATTCACGTTGGTCTTCTCCCCGTAGAACTCGGGCCGAAGGCGGAAGGTTGAGATGACTGCGGCGCCCATCCCAGGGTGGGCGAGTCCGAATATGAAGTTGAGGCCCGTCTCGTAGAGGTCGAGTGGGGTGATGCCAAGAACTGCTCTCGCCCCGGTTCTCGCTCGTATCCTTCCAAGGACCTGTAGGAACGCCCTGCCAATGAACTGGTTCCTGGAGGGAGTGTACGCGTCCAAAAACCGTTCTGTTGGTATCGGATCGGACACCCTGACTGGGAGACCCAGCCGGGAATAGTACTCGTCAACGAACCTCGAGACCGTTTCTACGATTCCGGTGTCCATATCACCCACGGGCACAACGAGTATCACCGGGACCCCTCCAGGAAGGTCAGGACCGTCTCAATGAATTCAAGATACTCTTCCATATCTCTGAACGCCATTTCATCGTTTACCGAATCGTAGTCGTAGATGAGAACCTCCCTGAGCTGGGCCAGGAAAATCGCCTTATCAGCGACGCTTTCGGGAATTGCCCCTTTCTCCGAGAGGCCTTCAACCATCTCCTTGTACGACAGGGCGATAATGTCGTGCTCCCTTGCGAGTTCGGAGAGCCCGTCCAGAACCATCCCGATAGCGAACTCGAGCCTTTTGTACACCCCATCCCGCGCGAGTCCCATGGATTTGAACTCCTCGACGGAGGCGGGCATTCCTTCCCTGATGAGCTTCACGCTTTTTAGAACCTCCTCATATTCCACGCTTCCCACCGGTATATACTATGGTGGTTTGGAGTATAAACTTTTCCCGGGGAATTGGGCCCACAATGAGAAAAAGAGGGTAAAACTCGGTTATATCCCTGGCCGTGCTCACGGTGTGAGGTCCATCTCGCGAAGCTCCTCAAGGAAGCGCCTGGCAAACTCGATGGTCTTGTCGATGTCCCTGAGGTCAGCCGTCTCGACCTGGCTGTGCATGTAGCGTATCGGTATGCTGAGGACGGCCGTTGCAACGCCCTCGCGGTTGATCTGCATTATGTTGGCGTCGGTTCCGGTCGGCCTCGGGCTGGCCTCAACCTGGAGTTCTATGCCGTACTTCTTGGCAACCTCGTCGGCGAAGGCACGAACCTTGGGGTTGATGTTGGGCCCGACGTCCATGACCGGGCCGCCTCCGAGCTTGGGAACTATCTTGCCCTTGTCGCCGACCTGCTTGGCGAAGGTGACGTCCATCGCTATGCCTATCTCCGGGTCTATGGCGTAGCTGGCAACCCTGGCACCCCTCAGGCCGACCTCCTCCTGAACACTCGCGACAAAGTAGATGTCCGCCTCGTGGTTCTCAACTGCCCTGGCGGTCTCTATCATGGCGTAGAGGCAGACGCGGTCGTCAAGGTAGGGCGTAGCAATCCTGTTCTCGTTGAGCTGGACGAAGGCGGGGGCGAACTCACCAACGGTTCCAACGCGGAAGCCCATCTCCTCGGCTTCCTCTTTACTGTCGGCGCCGACATCGACAACGATGGTGTCCCAGTCAGCGGCCTTCTTCCTGTCCTCCGGCTTCTGAAGGTGGGGCGGTATGTGACCCACCACGCCAAAGCGCTCTCCCTTCTCGGTGAAGAACCTTATCCTCTGGGCGACGAGGGTTCTAGGATCAACGCCTCCAACGGGAACGACGTGGAGATAGCCTTCCTTGTCTATGTGGTTGACCATGACGCCTATCTTGTCCATGTGGGCCGCGATCATTATCCTCGGCCCGTTGCCCTTCTTGTGGGCGATAACGTTGCCGAGCTTGTCAACGTATATCTCGTCCACGTGGTCCTTCAGGGCATCAAAAACGACGTCCCTTATTCCAAGGAACTCGTAGCCGGAAACTCCCGGCGCCTCTATAATCCTCCTGAGCAGCTCAATGTCCACCATGGCTTTCGCCTCCTTTAGATTTCCATCTGAATGTGTTCGGCCAGCTTAATAAGGTTTACGAAAGAAAAGGGGTTCAGCCGAGGATGACCTGCAGGTAGGCCTCCTCGCCGGGTTCCAGGCGGTCGATCTCCCAGATTACGCTTCCGTCCTTGATTTTCACCTTCCCCCTAGTTGCCCTTGCTTCGATTGCGTTGACTCCCTTCTCGAACCTGAAGTTGTCAATGCCCCTCAGTCTTGGTGCCTTCACCTTGACGAAGTAGTACCTGTCAAGGGTTTCCTCCTGAACCGTATGCTGGAAAAACGCAAGGTATGACGTTCCCGCGAGCAGGACGCCCGAGACGATCAGTATAAGCGCGAGGGGTCCGTAGTCCCTCGGCGGCTTTGATGGGGTGGTAGTTGTCGTTGGTTGGGGTGTGGTTGTTGGGCTCGGGCTGGACGTCGTGGTCGGCGTGGGCCTCGGCGGTTCGACAGTTTTGGCGCTTGTCGATGCCCCCATGTATGTGCTGCTTTCTGCCTTGAGGATTATTGTACCGTAGCCTGTCCTCCTGAGGTCCACTGCGGCCAATCCCGAGGCGTTGGTGGTGCTGTAGTCCTTGCCGAGGGGGCCCGAAGCTGTTACGGTTATGTTGGGCACCGGTTTTCCCGTAGAATCAACAACCCTCACCAGGAGGGTCTCATTCCTTTGCTCGTAGCTTATGAAGAGCTTCTTGACCTCAACGAATGTTGTGACTATTCTTCCGTCAAGGTTCAGGACGATTCCGTACGTGCCGGGTTCGCTGACGAGGTACGAAACGGTCCCCGACTCGTCCGTCTTGAACGGTATCTCGTTTATTTTAACGGAGATGTCGGGAACACCCCTGCCGCTCTCGTCGTGGACGAATACGTGTATTGCCCCGTTCTCGAAGTAGGCTTTGTAACCGAGGTTTCTCTGGAACACCCTGAAGGTTGCGGTGGTGCTCTTTGATTTTCCTCCAAAATACGCCCACAGCCTCACGGTGTAATCCCCCACAGGGGGCAGGCTGAGGGTAACGTTCCTAACCCACTTCTCCCCGGGGTTTAGGTATATGGTGGTAACGAAGTTCTCGACTGTTTCCCCGTCTCTGGTGATTGTGTAGCCTATCCTGCCGATTATCACTCCATTGGCCTTTGAGTCCATTCTGAGAATGACGCTCACGTTGCTTCCGTAGGGGTATTTCCTTCCCACATCGATTTTCAGGTCGTAGTCCACGAAAGTCTTCACGGTCACGGTCAGGGGGGCCTCGGAGTAAACTGACCCGGCCCTGGCCACGATGGTGAGGTTGTACTTCCCGGGGGCGATGTTCAGTATCTTTATTGAAAGGGTATCCTGGTAAGTTTGGTTCGGTCCGATAGGCTCTCTGATGACCTTGCTCTGGTAGAGGAATCCTTCGGCAGGCCCGGTGATGTAGACGCTGACGTTTTCGAGGGTCTGGTTTCCAAGGTTCTTCAGACTGAACGGGATTATTATGGTGTCCCCGGGAACCCCGGAGAAGTCGTTGTTCAGGGGCACGATTACGAGAGGCGACTGGGCGCTTGTGGGGGGCAGAAACGGAAGCACCGCGGTGAGCAGGAGTATAATCATGATGCCCCTAAGTTTCACGTTCTATCACCCCTTCGAGGGACCTCTGTTTCCCGATTACTTCGTCGAATGTGAGGTAATTCTTTGTTTGGAGGCTCACCTTATAGTTCTTGCCCCCTTTCTCCAGGTTTGCTGGGTAGAAGAACCTCCAGCCGTTGTTGATGAACTTGACCGCTATGACGGCCCTTCCCCCGAACCGCTCGGCAAAGGATGTTAGCTTTCTGTAGTCCTCCTCGCTGAAGTAGAGCCGGTCATCGTGGGTGCTTTTGACCTCTATGCAGAGGTAGAGTTTCCCGTTTCCGGCTATTATATCAACCTTCTTGCTTCCGGCGGAGCGCACCACCGCGAAGCCGGCCTTTTCGAGCATCTTTATGAGTTCCCTCTCCGCGCTCGCTCCCCTTCTGTACCTCATTGCACCCCCTCGAACCATCTTGCCCGGTTAGGTTTATAAGTTATGTCGAGGAGTAAAGCCGGTGATGCTTATGGCGATTTACGAACTCGATGGAAAGAGGCCTAAAATTCACGAGACAGCTTTCGTGGATGAGAGTGCCTCCGTCATAGGAGACGTCGTCCTTGAGGAGAAGAGCAGTGTCTGGCCGAGCGCCGTTTTGAGGGGAGACATAGAGCAGATTTACATCGGCTGCTGCTCCAACGTCCAGGACAACGTCAGCATACACACCTCCCACGGCCAGCCCACGATAATAGGCAAGTACGTCACCATCGGCCACAACGCCGTCGTGCACGGTGCCGAGGTGGGCGACTATACCATCATAGGAATGGGGGCAATAATCCTCGACGGTGCCAAGATAGGCAAGCACGTCGTCATAGGCGCCGGCGCCCTCGTTCCGCCCGGAAAGGAGATACCCGACTACAGTCTCGTCGTCGGTGTTCCAGGAAAGGTCGTCAGGCAGCTCAGCGAAGAGGAGATCGAGTGGACGAAGAAGAACGCCGAGATATACATGGAGCTGGCGGAGAAGCACCTCGGGTCAAGGAAGAAGATCAAGTGATGCCTGATGCTTTCCCGTCTTCTTTCCCACGTTCCCCACATCATTTTCAAGCCCGCCTACGACATGTACGAGGACTACCTCCTAGAGCGGGTTAAGGGAGGCCGCATACCCAACCACGTGGCCATAATAATGGACGGAAACAGGCGCTGGGCCAGGAAGCTCGAGAAGCCGCCATGGTACGGCCACCTCTTTGGCTCCCAAAAGCTCGAGGAGATACTCGAGTGGTGCCGTGAGCTGAATATACGGACGCTCACAGTTTACGCATTCTCCACCGAGAACTTCAAGAGAACGCCCGAGGAAGTGAACGCCCTCATGGGGCTCTTTGAAGAGAAGTTCAAGGAGCTTCTCACAGACGAGAGGGTGCACAAGTACGGCATCCGGGTTAACGTCCTGGGCAGGAAGGAACTCCTGCCAGAGAACGTCAGGAAAGCCGCGGAGGAGGCGGAGAGGGCCACCAGGAAGTACTCCAGCTACACGTTGAACATAGCCCTCGCCTACGGGGGAAGGAGCGAGATAGCCGATGCGGTTAAGGACATCGTGAGGGACGCCCTGGAGGGAAGGATAAAACCGGAGGACGTTGACGAGGAGCTCATAAAGGAGTACCTCTACTACCCGAACATGCCCGACCCCGACATCGTCATAAGAACCGGCGGGGAGGAGAGAATAAGCAACTTCCTCCTGTATCAAATCGCCTACAGCGAGCTTTTCTTCGTCGATGTATATTTCCCGGAGTTCAGAAAGATTGACTTCCTCAGAATAATACGCGAGTATCAAAAGCGCCAGAGGCGCTTTGGGAGGTAGCTTTTCTCCATCGGAACCTTTTCCTCCCTTAATGACCCTTTTTAAAATTTTCCGCTAAAGCTTATTAACGTTGGCTTCGAGTTCTCCACGGTGGTGATTAATGGAGTACGGTGAACTGAGCCCAAGAATAAAGAGGGTCTACGCTCAGGTGAGATACCTGGATGATTATCACTGGAAAATATCCGGCGACAGGATAGTGGGGATCCACAAGAAGAGCAACGTCAGGGTTACAATAGACGTCGCGGACAACAGGGAGCACGCGGAGAAGCTCGCTGAAAACGGAAGCGGTGACGGGATAAGGATAATCGCTATACCGGATAAGAGCGTCTTTTTTGTACACAATGGGGCGTTCATCCTAACCTACCGCTATATAAAGGCGACTCTCGCCGACATCAACGACCACATCGTGTGGAGCGGCTTCAAGGTCGTCGAGGACGGGGAGAACCTTATCCAGGAGGACCTCTACGAGTACCTCGGAGGGGCTCTCATCAACCATATCAAGAACAACATGCTCGCCGGCCAGGACTACGTCTTCTGGCAGTTCTACAGGTGTGAAGAGTGCGGAAAGTACGTCGATGTCGAGAGCCTTGAGAGGCACCTGAAGGGGCACGGCATCAAGCACCACGAGAAGAGCGAGGAGCGCTATGAGGTCTTTGAGATAAACTTCAGGGACGGCAAGGTCTACGACAAGTACGGTAAGGAGGTTCCTGTGAAGGAATTCAGCGAGGAGGCCAGGGACTTCCTTGATGAAATCCTCGCGGGCAGTAGGGTTGCCGGGGAGTAGTCTCTCCTTCCCATTTTTGGGGTGGGAGTCATGGAAATGAACGTTCTCGAAATTTTTAACGAGGATCGCCTCCCCGGTGCCGTTGTTACGGTGATATACGACGCGTATTCCT belongs to Thermococcus camini and includes:
- a CDS encoding archaemetzincin family Zn-dependent metalloprotease — its product is MILVVPVGDMDTGIVETVSRFVDEYYSRLGLPVRVSDPIPTERFLDAYTPSRNQFIGRAFLQVLGRIRARTGARAVLGITPLDLYETGLNFIFGLAHPGMGAAVISTFRLRPEFYGEKTNVNLLVERAVKEAMHELGHVFGLGHCLNRRCVMHFSNFILDTDVKGPHYCTSCELKLKKNLGVIS
- a CDS encoding DUF86 domain-containing protein — encoded protein: MGSVEYEEVLKSVKLIREGMPASVEEFKSMGLARDGVYKRLEFAIGMVLDGLSELAREHDIIALSYKEMVEGLSEKGAIPESVADKAIFLAQLREVLIYDYDSVNDEMAFRDMEEYLEFIETVLTFLEGSR
- a CDS encoding lysyl aminopeptidase, translated to MVDIELLRRIIEAPGVSGYEFLGIRDVVFDALKDHVDEIYVDKLGNVIAHKKGNGPRIMIAAHMDKIGVMVNHIDKEGYLHVVPVGGVDPRTLVAQRIRFFTEKGERFGVVGHIPPHLQKPEDRKKAADWDTIVVDVGADSKEEAEEMGFRVGTVGEFAPAFVQLNENRIATPYLDDRVCLYAMIETARAVENHEADIYFVASVQEEVGLRGARVASYAIDPEIGIAMDVTFAKQVGDKGKIVPKLGGGPVMDVGPNINPKVRAFADEVAKKYGIELQVEASPRPTGTDANIMQINREGVATAVLSIPIRYMHSQVETADLRDIDKTIEFARRFLEELREMDLTP
- a CDS encoding COG1470 family protein, producing the protein MKLRGIMIILLLTAVLPFLPPTSAQSPLVIVPLNNDFSGVPGDTIIIPFSLKNLGNQTLENVSVYITGPAEGFLYQSKVIREPIGPNQTYQDTLSIKILNIAPGKYNLTIVARAGSVYSEAPLTVTVKTFVDYDLKIDVGRKYPYGSNVSVILRMDSKANGVIIGRIGYTITRDGETVENFVTTIYLNPGEKWVRNVTLSLPPVGDYTVRLWAYFGGKSKSTTATFRVFQRNLGYKAYFENGAIHVFVHDESGRGVPDISVKINEIPFKTDESGTVSYLVSEPGTYGIVLNLDGRIVTTFVEVKKLFISYEQRNETLLVRVVDSTGKPVPNITVTASGPLGKDYSTTNASGLAAVDLRRTGYGTIILKAESSTYMGASTSAKTVEPPRPTPTTTSSPSPTTTPQPTTTTTPSKPPRDYGPLALILIVSGVLLAGTSYLAFFQHTVQEETLDRYYFVKVKAPRLRGIDNFRFEKGVNAIEARATRGKVKIKDGSVIWEIDRLEPGEEAYLQVILG
- the hjc gene encoding Holliday junction resolvase Hjc; the encoded protein is MRYRRGASAERELIKMLEKAGFAVVRSAGSKKVDIIAGNGKLYLCIEVKSTHDDRLYFSEEDYRKLTSFAERFGGRAVIAVKFINNGWRFFYPANLEKGGKNYKVSLQTKNYLTFDEVIGKQRSLEGVIERET
- a CDS encoding gamma carbonic anhydrase family protein; this encodes MAIYELDGKRPKIHETAFVDESASVIGDVVLEEKSSVWPSAVLRGDIEQIYIGCCSNVQDNVSIHTSHGQPTIIGKYVTIGHNAVVHGAEVGDYTIIGMGAIILDGAKIGKHVVIGAGALVPPGKEIPDYSLVVGVPGKVVRQLSEEEIEWTKKNAEIYMELAEKHLGSRKKIK
- the uppS gene encoding polyprenyl diphosphate synthase, coding for MLSRLLSHVPHIIFKPAYDMYEDYLLERVKGGRIPNHVAIIMDGNRRWARKLEKPPWYGHLFGSQKLEEILEWCRELNIRTLTVYAFSTENFKRTPEEVNALMGLFEEKFKELLTDERVHKYGIRVNVLGRKELLPENVRKAAEEAERATRKYSSYTLNIALAYGGRSEIADAVKDIVRDALEGRIKPEDVDEELIKEYLYYPNMPDPDIVIRTGGEERISNFLLYQIAYSELFFVDVYFPEFRKIDFLRIIREYQKRQRRFGR